In the Tribolium castaneum strain GA2 chromosome 1, icTriCast1.1, whole genome shotgun sequence genome, one interval contains:
- the LOC657557 gene encoding esterase E4 yields the protein MLINMFGRILFLLVLAKFGLSIDDLIITLPNGKIRGRQDITLQNKTYYAFEKIPYATPPLGPLRLKAPQPAQNWEGILDTTHIDVSCVQLEIDDQPQSEDCLYINVFTPQLPSNKTTELLPVMFFIHGGGYIHGSSMDYGPDLFVNNDVLLVTINYRLGPFGFLSTGDDVIPGNQGLKDQKLAIQWTHDNIGLFGGDAEKITIFGHSAGSASVAYQLLNQHSEGIFQGAILESGSFLCPWSFQRNPRNEAFGFATIMNSTFETNKDSQALLEYLQSVETVEILDAANKYLVQEETPWDYDVSQGLTWAPVTEIKNPDAFITKKMYGLLQAGNILKVPILVGFASEESLLFNPDHNVFQNTLKAWDDNLGLIVNNNMQITDENKRLEMGKSIRDIYTGGQSFGSRLGDGIRYSSDTSFTKSTRKFAEFYSQIAKTYFYEFSYHGPLGKSDVHYDGAESVAHGEELKYLFCSGSDCNDSTFPESDRITRRRLIKIWTDFAKYQNPTPEPSEILQNITWPVLSTDNGDFLYVNINASLEIKNHPKDETYQKWIKLYDSLNFTDFDTY from the exons ATGCTAATAAATATGTTTGgaagaattttgtttttactcgTGCTTGCAAAATTTGGGCTTTCT ATCGATGATCTTATCATCACGTTGCCCAATGGAAAAATTAGAGGTCGGCAAGATATAACACTACAAAACAAAACTTATTATgctttcgaaaaaattccaTATGCCACTCCACCCTTAGGGCCTTTGAGGCTGAAGGCACCTCAACCTGCCCAAAACTGGGAGGGTATACTTGACACCACCCATATAGACGTGAGTTGTGTGCAGCTAGAAATTGATGATCAGCCTCAGTCCGAAGACTGCCTCTAcattaatgtttttacaccACAA CTTCCGAGTAATAAAACAACCGAACTGCTACCggttatgttttttatacatGGTGGCGGCTATATCCACGGTTCAAGCATGGATTATGGGCCTGATTTGTTTGTCAACAACGATGTCCTTTTGGTTACTATTAATTACAGATTAGGTCCTTTTG GCTTTTTGTCAACTGGTGACGATGTGATTCCTGGAAATCAGGGACTAAAAGACCAAAAACTGGCGATTCAGTGGACTCATGATAACATTGGGCTGTTTGGAGGGGATGCTGaaaaaatcacgatttttGGACATAGCGCTGGGTCGGCGTCTGTCGCTTACCAGCTGCTGAATCAACATTCAGAAGGca TTTTCCAAGGAGCGATTTTAGAAAGTGGCTCATTTTTATGCCCATGGTCTTTCCAGAGAAATCCCAGAAACGAAGCTTTTGGTTTCGCTACTATCATGAACTCGActtttgaaacaaataaagATTCCCAAGCATTACTCGAATATTTGCAAAGTGTTGAAACTGTGGAAATACTAGATGCTGCTAATAAATATTTGGTTCAG GAAGAGACTCCTTGGGACTATGACGTCTCGCAAGGATTAACCTGGGCACCTgtaactgaaataaaaaatccggATGCTTtcattaccaaaaaaatgtatggTTTGCTTCAAGccggaaatattttaaaagtgcCCATCCTTGTAGGTTTTGCTTCCGAAGAAAGTTTGCTTTTCAATCcag ATCACAATGTTTTCCAAAACACGCTGAAAGCGTGGGACGACAATTTGGGATTAATAGTAAACAATAACATGCAAATTACTGACGAGAATAAGCGCTTAGAAATGGGAAAATCGATCAGAGATATTTACACCGGAGGTCAGTCTTTTGGTAGCCGATTAGGGGATGGCATTAGG TATTCCAGTGACACCTCGTTTACTAAGTCCACTCGTAAATTTGCTGAATTTTATTCACAAATAGCCAAAACGTActtttatgaattttcttATCATGGTCCTTTGGGAAAATCTGATGTTCATTATGATGGCGCTGAAAGTGTTGCCCATGGTGAAGAACTGAAGTATTTGTTCTGTTCCGGATCTGATTGTAATGACAGCACTTTCCCTGAAAGTGACCGAATTACAAGGCGAcgacttattaaaatttggacTGACTTTGCTAAATACCA AAATCCCACTCCGGAACCATCAGAAATCTTGCAAAATATTACTTGGCCTGTTCTTTCAACAGACAATGGAGACTTTTTGTACGTTAATATCAACGCAAgcttggaaataaaaaatcatccgAAGGACGAGACTTACCAAAAGTGGATCAAGCTCTACGACAGCTTGAACTTCACTGATTTTGATACCTACTGA